In Lycium ferocissimum isolate CSIRO_LF1 chromosome 11, AGI_CSIRO_Lferr_CH_V1, whole genome shotgun sequence, a single genomic region encodes these proteins:
- the LOC132036921 gene encoding probable xyloglucan endotransglucosylase/hydrolase protein 8 yields the protein MEKMASSIAHLLALSAILVVLFSSAQAEVQGSFDDNFSKSCPETHFKTSEDGQIWYLSLDKKAGCGFMTKEKYRFGWFSMKLKLVGGDSAGVVTAYYMCTEDGAGPTRDELDFEFLGNRTGEPYTIQTNVYKNGTGNREMRHVLWFDPTEDFHSYSILWNPHQIVFFVDKIPIRVFKNANYTNNFFPIDKPMYLFSSIWNADDWATRGGLEKTEWKNQPFVSSYKDFSVDGCQWKDPFPSCVSTTTKNWWDQYDAWHLSGDQKMDYAWVQRNLVIYDYCQDTERFPEKPEECWLSPWE from the exons ATGGAGAAAATGGCTTCTTCAATAGCTCATCTTCTTGCACTTAGTGCAATACTTGTTGTACTTTTTTCATCAGCACAAGCTGAAGTACAAGGTTCATTTGATGACAATTTTAGCAAAAGCTGTCCTGAAACACATTTCAAGACTTCTGAAGATGGACAGATCTGGTATTTATCATTGGACAAGAAAGCAG gatGTGGATTTATGACCAAGGAGAAATACAGATTTGGGTGGTTCAGCATGAAGTTGAAATTGGTGGGTGGTGACTCTGCTGGTGTTGTGACTGCTTACTAT ATGTGCACAGAAGATGGAGCAGGGCCAACAAGAGATGAATTAGATTTTGAGTTTTTGGGAAATAGAACAGGGGAACCCTATACTATTCAGACAAATGTGTACAAGAATGGGACTGGTAATAGGGAGATGAGACATGTTTTATGGTTTGACCCCACTGAGGATTTCCACAGCTATTCCATTCTTTGGAACCCTCACCAAATTGT GTTTTTCGTTGATAAGATACCGATAAGAGTGTTCAAAAACGCGAATTATACGAACAATTTCTTCCCAATTGACAAGCCAATGTACTTATTTTCAAGTATATGGAATGCTGATGATTGGGCTACAAGGGGTGGTTTGGAGAAAACAGAATGGAAAAATCAACCATTTGTTTCAAGTTACAAAGATTTTAGTGTTGATGGTTGTCAATGGAAAGATCCATTTCCTTCTTGTGTTTCAACTACAACTAAAAATTGGTGGGATCAATATGATGCTTGGCATTTATCAGGTGACCAAAAAATGGATTATGCTTGGGTGCAAAGAAACCTTGTGATTTATGATTATTGTCAAGATACCGAAAGATTCCCTGAGAAGCCTGAGGAGTGTTGGTTAAGTCCATGGGAATAG
- the LOC132037020 gene encoding vacuolar protein sorting-associated protein 28 homolog 2-like has protein sequence MEVKLWNDKREREMYDNLAELFAIIKATEKLEKAYVRDIISPPEYETECQKLIAQFKTLSSTLKDAVPHIERFHDMYKMDCPSALNRLVTSGVPATVEHRANAANSSATSAAVVAECVQNFITAMDSLKLNMVAVDQVQPLLSDLSSSLTKLLILPSDFEGKTKMREWLLRLSKRGAADELTEQQARQLHFDLESSYNSFMAALPTAGS, from the coding sequence ATGGAGGTTAAGCTATGGAACGACAAGCGCGAAAGGGAAATGTACGACAACTTAGCTGAGCTCTTTGCGATTATCAAAGCAACAGAGAAGCTAGAGAAGGCTTATGTTCGTGACATCATTTCACCACCCGAATACGAGACCGAGTGCCAGAAACTAATCGCTCAGTTCAAAACCCTATCTTCTACATTAAAGGATGCCGTACCTCACATCGAGCGATTTCACGACATGTACAAAATGGATTGCCCTTCTGCCCTAAACCGGCTTGTGACCTCTGGAGTGCCAGCTACTGTAGAGCACCGAGCTAATGCTGCAAATTCAAGTGCCACATCAGCTGCTGTTGTGGCAGAATGTGTGCAGAATTTCATCACTGCAATGGACTCGTTGAAGTTGAACATGGTCGCAGTTGACCAGGTCCAACCCCTGTTGTCGGATCTGTCGTCTTCCCTTACTAAACTATTGATTTTGCCTTCGGATTTTGAGGGGAAGACAAAGATGAGAGAGTGGCTTTTGAGGCTTTCAAAAAGGGGGGCTGCAGATGAGTTGACAGAACAGCAGGCTCGCCAACTCCACTTTGATCTGGAATCCTCGTACAATTCTTTCATGGCAGCATTGCCCACTGCTGGAAGTTAG